GACATGGGCGACCGACTCGCCGGCAAGGTAGCGATCGTGACCGGTGGCGCGCGCGGAATGGGCGCGGCCATCAGCACGCTGTACGCGGAGCAGGGCGCCAAGGTGCTGGTCACCGACGTCATCGACGACGAGGGCGAGGCCCTGGTCAAGGAGATCGGCGGGGCCGGGGCGGATCGGGTCGCCTACCGCCACCTCGACGTCACCAGAGAGGCCGAGTGGACCGCCGCGGTCGCCGACGCCGTGGAGCGCTTCGGCAAGGTCGACGTGCTGGTGAACAACGCCGGCGTCCTGCGCGCGGTACCCATCCCGAACATGACCGAGGACATCTACCGCGAGGTCATCGACGTCAACCAGATCGCGGTGTTCCTCGGCATGAAGGCGGTCGTGGGCCCGATGGTGGCGGCCGGCGGCGGCTCCATCGTCAACATCTCCTCCATCGACGGCCACCAGGGCACGCCGACGCTGGTCGCCTACGTGGCCGCCAAGTACGCGGTGTGCGGGATGACCCGGGTGGCCGCGCTGGAGCTCGCTTCCGTGGGCATCCGCGCGAACACCGTGTGCCCCGGTGCCACCCGCACCCGCATGATGGACGCCCCGGACATGGCCGGCGTCGACATCGAGGCCATGAGTGCCCGGATGGCGCCCCTGGGCCGGATCGGTGAGGCACACGAGGTCGCCGCCGCTGCCCTGTTCCTGGCCAGCGACGAGAGCTCGTACATCACCGGCACCGACATCGTGGTCGACGGCGGCGCGACCTCCGGCGTCGGCGTGGAGATGTTCAGCCAGGTCTCGACCTGATCTTCGGGAGTACGGGCATGCGGATCGGGATCAACGGGTCGAGTCTCGTCGCCACCGGGGCATCGGTGTCGAAGCTGGTGGCGCACGCCGCGGCGGCCGAGGCGGCGGGTTTCGCCTCGTACTGGCTGGGCCAGCTGGCCGTGCCGGACGCGCTGACGGTGTTCGCGGCGGCCGGCGCCGCGACGTCACGGATCGAGCTGGGCACCGCGGTCGTGCCGACGTGGACCCGGCATCCGCTGATGCTCGCCGCGCAGGCCCTGACCACCCAGGAGGCGTGCGGCAGCCGGCTCGCGCTCGGCATCGGGCTCGCGCACAAACCGCTCGTCGAGCAGACCTTGAAGATCCCGTTCACGACGCCGGCCAAGCACATGGACGAGTACCTGTCCGTGCTGCTGCCGGCGTTGCGGGACCGCAAGGTCGCGTTCACGGGCGACATCTGGTCCGGCTTCGAAGACCTCTCGGGTGGTGCGCGCTCGGCGACCCCACCGTCGGTGCTGGTCGCCGCGATGGGGCCCCGGATGCTCGCGATGACGGGTGAGCGGGCCGACGGGTCGATCCTGTGGCTGTCGGGCCCGCGCACCATCGGGACCACCATCCGTCCGGCTCTCGATGCCGCCGCCGCTGCCGCCGGCCGCCCGTCGCCGCGGGTGGTGGCCGGGTTGCCGGTGTGCGTCACCGACCGGCCCGACGAGGTACGGAGCATGATCGCCGGTGCGCTGGCCACCTATGCGACCCTGCCGTCCTACCGGGCGATGCTCGACGCGGAAGG
The window above is part of the Mycobacteriales bacterium genome. Proteins encoded here:
- a CDS encoding glucose 1-dehydrogenase is translated as MGDRLAGKVAIVTGGARGMGAAISTLYAEQGAKVLVTDVIDDEGEALVKEIGGAGADRVAYRHLDVTREAEWTAAVADAVERFGKVDVLVNNAGVLRAVPIPNMTEDIYREVIDVNQIAVFLGMKAVVGPMVAAGGGSIVNISSIDGHQGTPTLVAYVAAKYAVCGMTRVAALELASVGIRANTVCPGATRTRMMDAPDMAGVDIEAMSARMAPLGRIGEAHEVAAAALFLASDESSYITGTDIVVDGGATSGVGVEMFSQVST
- a CDS encoding TIGR03564 family F420-dependent LLM class oxidoreductase; its protein translation is MRIGINGSSLVATGASVSKLVAHAAAAEAAGFASYWLGQLAVPDALTVFAAAGAATSRIELGTAVVPTWTRHPLMLAAQALTTQEACGSRLALGIGLAHKPLVEQTLKIPFTTPAKHMDEYLSVLLPALRDRKVAFTGDIWSGFEDLSGGARSATPPSVLVAAMGPRMLAMTGERADGSILWLSGPRTIGTTIRPALDAAAAAAGRPSPRVVAGLPVCVTDRPDEVRSMIAGALATYATLPSYRAMLDAEGGPGNSMGPADVAIVGDAATVTSRLRALADAGATDFSATEFGLSSKDFAATRELLAGLARANPGPGDRA